The following are from one region of the Salvia splendens isolate huo1 chromosome 2, SspV2, whole genome shotgun sequence genome:
- the LOC121759900 gene encoding uncharacterized protein LOC121759900, whose amino-acid sequence MQSERKKGYAWAISAGFNAALAAISAKFFSSQLKYALVVLFNVIMWGCYVNSMKSLSALQATVTNFATNFLTSGMSGYILFNESLPLKWFAGAALIVIGVVVLSKSSIEKKAHTS is encoded by the exons ATGCAAAGCGAAAGGAAGAAAGGGTATGCGTGGGCGATTTCAGCCGGTTTCAACGCTGCTCTTGCCGCCATTTCTGCCAAATTCTTTTCATCCCAG TTGAAATATGCGCTGGTCGTGCTTTTCAATGTCATAATGTGGGGATGCTATGTTAATAGCATGAAGTCTCTGTCGGCTTTACAAGCTACAGTGACAAACTTTGCTACAAACTTTCTAACTTCTGGGATGTCTGGATATATTCTCTTCAACGAGTCACTACCTCTTAAG TGGTTTGCAGGTGCTGCGCTAATCGTAATCGGTGTTGTTGTTCTAAGCAAGTCAAGCATCGAGAAGAAGGCACACACAAGTTAG
- the LOC121762083 gene encoding aldehyde oxidase GLOX-like: MTTSPLILCLFLLLVPPHAAAGGVGGKWKLLLSNVGISAMHMQLLHTDRVIMFDRTDFGPSNISLPDGRCRRDPNDKALPLDCTAHSVEYDVAANSIRPLTVLTDVWCSSGAVSPDGSLVQAGGFNDGDHAVRTYKPCPTCDWEELRNGLSQRRWYATSQILPDGRQIIVGGRRQFNYEFYPKKSDGSYNLPFLVQTNDPRLENNLYPFVFLNTDGNLFIFANNRAILFDHTSSKVIRTYQTIPGGDPRNYPSTGSAVLLPLRSKTGAEVMVCGGAPKGAFIRANNGDFVKALDTCGRIRINDPNPQWVMETMPVGRVMGDMLLLPDGNVLIINGAGTGTAGWEMGRSPVLSPVLYYPNKPFGLRFEVQNPTSTPRMYHSAAILLRDGRVLIGGSNPHIYYNFTNVKFPTDLTLESFSPSYLDPQFAYLRPRILTPVSESIFGYGQQVTVRFSIPPGQLDKGSITVTMIAPSFATHSFSMSQRLLVLDRGDVTPVGRSTYRIRVGLPGSGNLAPAGYYLLFVVHRDIPSEGIWIRIN, from the coding sequence ATGACTACTTCACCTCTTATTCTTTGCCTCTTCCTCCTTCTTGTGCCGCCTCACGCCGCTGCAGGCGGCGTTGGCGGCAAGTGGAAGTTGCTCCTCTCCAACGTCGGCATCTCAGCCATGCACATGCAGCTCCTCCACACGGACCGGGTGATCATGTTTGACCGAACTGACTTCGGCCCCTCCAACATCTCCCTCCCCGACGGCCGGTGCCGCCGCGACCCCAACGACAAGGCCCTCCCCCTTGACTGCACCGCCCACTCCGTCGAGTACGACGTCGCCGCCAACTCCATCCGCCCCCTCACCGTCCTCACCGACGTCTGGTGCTCCTCGGGCGCCGTCTCCCCCGACGGCTCCCTCGTCCAGGCCGGCGGCTTCAACGACGGCGATCACGCCGTCCGCACCTACAAGCCCTGCCCCACCTGCGACTGGGAGGAGCTCAGAAACGGACTCTCCCAGAGAAGGTGGTACGCCACTAGCCAAATCCTCCCCGACGGCCGCCAGATCATCGTCGGCGGCCGGAGACAGTTCAACTACGAGTTCTACCCGAAGAAATCCGATGGCTCCTACAATCTCCCCTTTCTAGTCCAGACTAACGACCCTCGCCTCGAGAACAACCTCTATCCGTTCGTGTTCTTGAATACCGACGGCAATTTATTCATCTTCGCCAACAATCGAGCTATACTGTTCGACCACACGAGCTCGAAAGTCATACGAACCTACCAGACCATCCCGGGCGGGGACCCGAGGAACTACCCGAGCACAGGCTCCGCGGTTTTGCTCCCGCTGAGGAGCAAAACCGGAGCCGAGGTGATGGTATGTGGCGGCGCGCCGAAGGGAGCATTTATCAGAGCAAACAACGGTGATTTTGTAAAGGCGCTTGACACGTGCGGGAGGATCCGGATAAACGACCCCAATCCCCAATGGGTCATGGAGACCATGCCCGTGGGTCGGGTCATGGGTGACATGTTGTTGCTGCCAGATGGCAATGTTTTGATTATCAACGGTGCGGGTACGGGAACCGCCGGGTGGGAAATGGGCCGGAGCCCGGTTTTATCGCCGGTTTTATACTACCCGAATAAGCCATTCGGGTTAAGGTTCGAGGTCCAGAACCCGACCTCGACCCCTAGAATGTACCACTCTGCCGCGATATTACTTCGCGACGGTCGAGTCCTCATTGGGGGAAGCAATCCTCacatatattataattttactaaTGTAAAATTCCCAACGGATTTAACTCTTGAATCGTTTTCACCATCATATTTGGACCCTCAGTTCGCGTATCTGCGGCCGAGGATCCTTACACCCGTATCTGAATCCATATTCGGATACGGGCAACAGGTTACAGTCCGGTTCAGCATCCCTCCGGGACAGCTAGACAAAGGTTCGATCACGGTGACAATGATTGCACCGTCGTTTGCGACTCACTCATTCTCGATGAGTCAAAGATTACTAGTCCTTGACCGTGGGGATGTAACTCCGGTCGGAAGATCCACTTATCGAATTCGGGTTGGACTGCCGGGTTCGGGCAATCTTGCACCGGCTGGGTACTATCTTTTGTTCGTGGTCCATAGAGATATTCCGAGTGAGGGGATTTGGATCCGTATCAATTGA
- the LOC121782571 gene encoding protein RCC2-like, with amino-acid sequence MAAAEGENKVVEEEVKGGELLFCGTTSWEAMGRRRTTPEENLASPTRLRPLMGVDIRFVASGCVSCHCVALDVNGRCYTWGRNEKGQLGHGDYIQRDRPTFVSQLSKHNIVRAGAGRSHSVVVTADGLSFAFGWNKHGQLGSGSTKNECEILPVRCQVTEVKSAVCGGEFTAWLTSVEGSSIMTAGLPQYGQLGHGSNNEYNTKDSSVRLAYEAQPRPRAIASLSGETIVKAACGTNHTVAVTKDGHVYTWGFGGYGRLGHREQKDEWAPRIVDVFTRHNVLPPNAIVSAGSANSACTAGGGQLYMWGKIKNSGDDWMYPKPLMDLSGWNLRCMNSGNTHHFVGADSSCISWGHAQSGELGYGPNGQKSSAIPKKVDILEGMHVISVACGFALSLVVVDRTKDAARIEELEVHDGKAAEVIEPTDNGADVTEKAPKKNNAKKPQNSKKRKNESSSEDEEDNSDYESDDSDSLNGEAEHGSGKSSGRGRGRSASTKRGRGRGRGRTASETASAGGRGSGRRGRPKKS; translated from the exons ATGGCGGCAGCGGAGGGTGAGAATaaggtggtggaggaggaggtgAAGGGAGGGGAGCTGCTCTTTTGCGGAACCACGTCATGGGAGGCAATGGGCCGTCGCAGGACCACGCCGGAGGAGAATTTGGCCTCCCCGACGAGGCTGCGCCCGCTTATGGGTGTGGATATTCGATTTGTTGCCTCTGGCTGCG TATCTTGCCACTGTGTGGCATTGGATGTGAATGGGCGTTGTTACACTTGGGGTCGCAATGAG AAAGGGCAGCTTGGTCATGGTGATTACATCCAGCGAGATAGGCCTACATTTGTTTCGCAATTGTCCAA GCATAACATAGTTAGAGCAGGGGCTGGTAGGAGTCATTCCGTGGTAGTGACTGCGGATGGTCTCTCATTTGCATTTGGTTGGAATAAGCATGGACAACTTGGTTCAGGTTCCACTAAAAATG AGTGTGAGATACTTCCAGTTCGTTGTCAAGTAACTGAAGTCAAAAGTGCTGTTTGTGGGGGTGAATTTACAGCGTGGCTCACTTCTGTTGAAGGATCTTCTATTAT GACTGCTGGTCTTCCACAATATGGACAGTTAGGGCATGGTTCAAACAATGAG TATAATACCAAGGACAGCTCTGTGAGGCTTGCTTATGAAGCTCAACCCAGGCCTAGAGCTATAGCCTCTCTTTCAGGAGAGACTATTGTAAAAGCTGCTTGTGGAACTAATCATACAG TGGCTGTTACTAAGGATGGTCATGTTTACAC GTGGGGCTTTGGTGGTTATGGAAG ACTTGGGCATAGAGAGCAGAAGGATGAATGGGCTCCACGTATTGTTGATGTTTTCACAAGGCATAATGTGTTACCTCCAAATGCAATTGTTTCAGCAGGTTCTGCCAACTCTGCATGTACAGCCG GAGGTGGGCAGCTTTACATGTGGGGCAAGATCAAGAACAGTGGGGATGACTGGATGTACCCAAAGCCTCTCATGGATTTGAG TGGCTGGAACCTGCGCTGCATGAATTCAGGCAATACACACCACTTTGTGGGGGCTGATTCTTCATGTATTAGCTGGGGTCATGCGCAATCTGGAGAACTGGGATATGGACCTAATGGCCAAAA ATCATCAGCGATTCCAAAGAAAGTGGACATCCTAGAGGGAATGCATGTTATTAG TGTTGCATGTGGATTTGCCCTTTCCCTGGTGGTGGTTGATAGAACCAAAGATGCTGCAAGAATTGAAGAG CTTGAAGTGCATGATGGTAAAGCTGCAGAAG TAATTGAACCAACTGATAATGGAGCTGATGTGACCGAGAAAGCTCCAAAGAAGAATAATGCAAAAAAGCCTCAAAACTCAAAAAAGAGGAAGAATGAAAGTTCTTCTGAGGATGAGGAGGATAACAGTGACTACGAGAGCGATGACAGTGATTCACTCAATGGCGAAGCAGAACATGGAAGTGGGAAGAGCTCGGGTAGAGGGAGGGGCAGATCTGCTTCAACAAAAAGAGGCAGAGGCCGTGGGAGGGGTCGCACTGCATCTGAGACTGCAAGTGCTGGAGGAAGAGGTTCAGGTAGGAGAGGAAGACCTAAGAAGTCATGA
- the LOC121782584 gene encoding lysine-specific histone demethylase 1 homolog 3-like translates to MVQAMDEEENKMGLKRESKHVGTAVDSGDDEPIRTLLKLKGRKNSKRNRVAADGGGQKSKKVGKMDAEDDESGGMNDTLANFRKKLRGPRKEGGSAVVAVKDLSSNVSEPLCLALDESVKACRSDSNLTSEAKRRCLVSNEGESSEDAMVMESTKRKAKRKNKRCKVNLDAKILENSESNDLGYNTSRIDALQHKKEDASELKGEVFEDSLSAYFQKVQSGMTAKSRNSSRLKLAKVSDDGTYSGLGSEALVDEALPTSKLVQEIPIPDDKYCAASEQGSLRPTLIEKSVYDCLPEHLNCTLGNPADSKQGRISSTPDSNNIWKSTDIEENSSLNVIPKTSALTSALPSASSLRTEFGGDKTKSEFIEEQSVLENVPHNSKNFLDRQIDVVSCAEAEGLGTLTSLCGGTTRTNEAVKQDKVLDYGLPPSTFYKPQKEHHSEDLDDPVTVIGKCCELDHQPLFSQGEDDQVSECQSSPVSASENQTLEVAFRKHNDDCKEVIIESGHTCEPSHVLLQGDCKPNRDVPSAGEEINGTSYSSIMLDHQGNCANDSACEGDPETKDATLSVGQRVARNAKKQRHGDMAYEGDIDWDILIQSQELFGSHRVDKTREKINPLSTAMDAESGKAAAISAGLKARAVGPLEKIKFKEILKRKGGLQEYLECRNHILSVWNKDVSRVLLLTDFGVSDAPLVAESPHASLMREIFIFLDQCGYINFGVTSVKTKPGNCIKHDLNVLTEDEFGENAELCQPDSDEGVSFIFGKENSRETCTGGNDEDASGDGNLKGKVMSEYGLANIEALESSTPCIPQQSLQDDSLGTNALDPKPSNEAATSEYTGLPCKDENAEKIPSVHPNLQFSSESGSAIPIKLPKGGSAISCDSFNFAYNHRCNKSGPKKNVIVVGAGPAGLTAARHLQRQGFIVTVLEARSRIGGRVFTDHASLSVPVDLGASIITGVEADVTSERRPDPSSLICAQLGLELTVLNSDCPLYDTVTGEKVPADLDEALEAEYNSLLDDMELLAAEKGERAMKMSLEEGLEYSLKSRHMAYHGEDHAELRPIKSQDNSVAAERISTDDENPNSQASKLKGNNPLERRVMDWHFAHLEYGCAALLKEVSLPNWNQDDVYGGFGGAHCMIKGGYSTVVESLAEGICIHLDHVVTDITYIPKDCQTNNELQKRVKVSTSNGNEFSGDAILVTVPLGCLKAETIKFSPPLPHWKSISIRRLGFGVLNKVVMEFPEVFWDDSIDYFGATAEVSDQRGRCFMFWNVKKTVGAPVLIALLVGKAAIDGQNINSSDHVGHAVSVLRKLFGEDKVPDPVASVVTDWGKDPYSYGAYSYVAVGSSGEDYDILGRPVDNCLFFAGEATCKEHPDTVGGAMMSGLREAVRIIDILNAGTDYTAEAEAMEAARRHSDIGRSEIKDIVKRLDALDFSSSLYKNSLDESEISTWGSVLKDMFFTARTTAGRLHLAKELLKLPVRFLKTFASTKEGLSTLNSWILDSMGKDGTQLLRHCVRLLVLVSKDLLAVRLSGIGKTVKEKVCVHTSRDIRAIASQLVSVWVELFRKEKSSKGLKLLRQSTLDSKSKSPVVSGKPPLRIHHTDSKASGPSTISTKTLIDEPVQPGTRINPKSEAQLSNSNGSSRNVMDEEGDVIMSEEEKAAFAAAEAAHAAAIAAAKAYAASGAKHNSSIQAPKILSFHKFAMRGQHGNMDECDSRKNWSGAAIGKQDCLSEIDSRNCRVRDWSVDFSATGVNLESSKISVDNRSHRSHSNEIPNQLNIREHSGESVAVDSSILTKAWVDNAGSVGIKDYSAIERWQCQAAAASSGLSHGTMHITDEEDSNMSSKMHTWKHDRLANESSASQVTINKESKRNQPRGAERIKQSVVDYVTSLLMPLYKARKVDREGYKSIMKKTATKVMEQTTDAEKAMAVSEFLDFKRKNKIRAFVDMLIERHMTKPGAKSGSFDKD, encoded by the exons ATGGTTCAGGCGATGGATGAGGAAGAAAACAAAATGGGTCTGAAAAGAGAGTCTAAACATGTTGGAACCGCAGTTGATTCGGGGGATGATGAGCCTATTAGGACACTGTTAAAGCTCAAGGGGAGAAAGAACTCCAAGAGAAATAGGGTGGCAGCAGATGGCGGTGGacaaaaaagtaaaaaggtTGGGAAGATGGATGCTGAGGATGATGAATCAGGTGGTATGAATGACACATTGGCGAACTTCCGGAAAAAATTGAGGGGTCCAAGAAAGGAGGGTGGATCTGCAGTAGTTGCTGTGAAAGACTTGAGCAGCAATGTGTCCGAGCCGCTGTGCCTGGCTCTTGATGAGTCTGTGAAGGCCTGCAGATCAGATTCAAATTTGACTTCTGAGGCAAAGAGAAGATGTCTTGTAAGCAATGAAGGTGAATCTTCTGAGGATGCAATGGTTATGGAGAGTACAAAGAGGAAGGCTAAAAGGAAAAATAAGAGATGCAAGGTCAATTTAGATGCAAAGATATTGGAAAACTCTGAATCTAATGATTTGGGTTACAATACATCTAGGATTGATGCATTGCAGCACAAGAAAGAGGATGCTTCAGAGTTAAAGGGAGAAGTTTTTGAGGATTCTCTGTCTGCCTACTTTCAGAAGGTGCAGTCAGGGATGACTGCTAAGTCTCGTAATTCTTCTAGATTGAAACTGGCTAAGGTGTCAGATGATGGGACATACTCCGGTCTTGGCTCAGAGGCTCTTGTTGATGAAGCTCTTCCTACTTCAAAACTCGTCCAGGAAATCCCTATACCCGATGACAAATATTGTGCAGCAAGTGAGCAAGGTTCGTTAAGACCAACCTTGATTGAAAAGAGTGTATATGATTGTTTACCAGAACACTTGAACTGTACCCTGGGGAATCCAGCTGATTCTAAGCAAGGGCGTATTTCTAGTACACCAGATTCCAATAACATATGGAAATCCACTGACATTGAGGAGAATTCATCTCTTAATGTTATCCCAAAAACCTCAGCTTTAACCAGTGCCCTACCATCTGCTTCAAGCTTGAGGACTGAATTTGGGGGTGATAAAACAAAATCTGAATTCATCGAGGAGCAGTCTGTGTTGGAGAATGTCCCtcataattcaaaaaatttccTTGATAGACAAATTGATGTAGTTAGCTGCGCAGAAGCTGAGGGTTTGGGCACGTTGACATCCTTGTGTGGAGGCACAACTAGAACTAATGAGGCTGTCAAACAAGATAAAGTGCTTGATTATGGTTTGCCCCCATCTACTTTCTACAAACCACAGAAGGAACATCATTCTGAAGATCTGGATGACCCAGTTACAGTCATTGGTAAATGCTGTGAATTAGACCATCAACCTTTGTTTTCACAAGGGGAAGATGATCAGGTGTCAGAATGTCAGTCATCGCCGGTGTCAGCTAGTGAAAACCAAACACTTGAAGTGGCTTTCCGGAAGCACAATGATGACTGCAAGGAAGTTATTATTGAATCAGGACACACTTGTGAACCTTCTCATGTTTTGCTTCAAGGTGATTGCAAGCCAAACCGTGATGTTCCTTCTGCAGGTGAAGAGATTAATGGAACCTCGTACTCATCTATTATGCTTGATCATCAAGGAAATTGTGCCAATGATAGTGCATGCGAAGGTGATCCGGAAACTAAGGATGCTACTTTATCTGTTGGTCAGCGAGTTGCTCGGAATGCCAAAAAACAAAGGCACGGCGACATGGCTTATGAGGGTGATATTGATTGGGATATTTTGATTCAGAGTCAAGAGTTGTTTGGAAGCCATAGAGTGGATAAAACAAGAGAAAAGATCAATCCATTATCAACTGCAATGGATGCTGAAAGTGGAAAAGCAGCAGCTATATCTGCGGGGCTTAAAGCACGTGCAGTAGGCCCCCTTGAGAAAATCAAATTCAAGGAAATTTTGAAACGCAAAGGTGGACTTCAGGAGTACTTGGAGTGCAG GAACCACATATTAAGTGTTTGGAACAAAGATGTCAGCCGGGTTTTGCTGCTGACAGACTTTGGGGTGTCTGATGCTCCTTTGGTTGCTGAAAGCCCACATGCATCTCTCATGAGAGAGATCTTTATCTTTCTCGATCAGTGT GGTTATATAAATTTTGGAGTGACTTCTGTAAAGACAAAGCCAGGAAACTGCATCAAGCATGACTTGAATGTTTTGACTGAGGATGAGTTTGGAGAAAATGCCGAGCTGTGCCAGCCTGATTCAGATGAAGGAGTTTCCTTTATTTTTGGGAAGGAAAATAGTCGGGAGACCTGCACAGGGGGAAATGACGAGGATGCATCTGGGGATGGAAACCTGAAAGGAAAAGTCATGTCAGAATATGGGCTTGCAAATATTGAGGCCTTAGAATCATCTACCCCATGTATTCCGCAACAAAGTCTGCAAGATGATAGCCTAGGGACTAATGCACTTGATCCTAAACCCTCCAATGAAGCTGCTACTTCAGAATATACGGGTCTGCCATGTAAAGATGAGAATGCGGAAAAAATCCCTTCTGTCCATCCTAATTTACAGTTTTCTAGTGAGTCAGGATCTGCTATACCTATAAAGCTCCCGAAAGGCGGATCTGCCATTTCTTGTGATTCCTTTAATTTTGCATATAACCATAGATGTAATAAATCAGGAcctaaaaaaaatgtaatagtTGTTGGAGCTGGTCCTGCTGGCTTAACTGCAGCGCGCCACTTGCAGCGCCAAGGTTTTATTGTCACAGTCCTTGAGGCTAGGAGCAGGATAGGGGGTCGTGTTTTTACTGATCATGCATCTTTAAGTGTTCCTGTAGATCTTGGAGCTAGCATCATTACAGGTGTAGAAGCAGACGTGACCTCAGAAAGAAGACCTGATCCTTCTTCCTTGATTTGTGCTCAGTTGGGACTTGAGTTGACAGTGTTAAACAGTGACTGCCCCCTATATGATACTGTGACTGGTGAGAAAGTTCCTGCAGATTTGGATGAAGCACTGGAAGCAGAGTATAATAGCCTACTGGATGATATGGAACTTCTGGCTGCTGAAAAGGGGGAACGTGCCATGAAGATGTCTCTCGAGGAGGGCTTAGAATACAGCCTCAAGAGTCGGCATATGGCTTATCATGGAGAAGATCATGCGGAACTTAGACCCATTAAATCTCAAGATAACTCTGTGGCTGCTGAAAGGATTTCCACAGACGATGAAAATCCCAATTCTCAGGCTTCTAAACTAAAGGGCAACAATCCACTTGAAAGAAGAGTCATGGATTGGCATTTTGCTCACTTAGAGTATGGTTGCGCTGCTTTGCTTAAAGAAGTCTCACTTCCAAACTGGAATCAGGATGATGTATATGGAGGGTTTGGTGGAGCTCATTGTATGATAAAAGGTGGTTACAGCACTGTTGTTGAATCTCTTGCAGAAGGAATTTGCATTCACTTGGACCATGTTGTTACGGATATTACATACATCCCAAAGGACTGTCAGACAAATAATGAACTTCAGAAAAGAGTTAAAGTTTCTACGTCAAATGGGAATGAATTTTCAGGAGATGCAATCCTGGTCACTGTACCACTTGGATGCCTGAAAGCAGAAACAATCAAATTCTCACCACCACTACCTCATTGGAAATCTATCTCTATAAGGAGGCTGGGATTTGGCGTCCTAAATAAGGTGGTCATGGAATTTCCTGAAGTATTTTGGGATGATAGTATTGACTACTTTGGTGCCACTGCCGAAGTATCAGATCAACGTGGCAGATGCTTTATGTTCTGGAATGTCAAGAAAACAGTTGGAGCACCTGTTCTGATAGCTTTGCTTGTTGGTAAGGCCGCTATTGATGGACAGAATATTAATTCTTCCGATCATGTTGGTCATGCGGTGAGTGTTCTCCGAAAATTATTTGGTGAAGATAAAGTTCCAGACCCAGTTGCCTCTGTAGTAACTGACTGGGGAAAAGACCCTTACAGCTATGGTGCTTATTCCTATGTTGCCGTGGGTTCATCTGGAGAAGACTATGATATTTTGGGAAGGCCAGTCgataattgtttattttttgcTGGTGAAGCAACATGCAAGGAACATCCTGACACTGTTGGTGGTGCAATGATGAGTGGGCTTCGAGAGGCTGTACGAATAATAGATATATTGAATGCAGGAACTGATTACACTGCAGAAGCGGAGGCCATGGAGGCTGCGAGAAGACACTCAGATATTGGAAGGAGTGAAATAAAGGATATTGTCAAGCGGCTAGATGCTTTAGATTTCTCTAGTTCGTTGTATAAGAATTCTTTGGATGAGTCCGAGATATCAACTTGGGGTTCAGTACTGAAGGATATGTTTTTCACTGCAAGAACTACAGCTGGGAGATTACATCTAGCTAAAGAGTTGTTAAAACTTCCTGTTCGGTTTTTGAAGACCTTCGCTAGCACTAAAGAAGGCCTCAGCACCCTTAACTCATGGATTCTG GATTCAATGGGAAAGGATGGAACCCAGCTCTTGCGACATTGTGTCCGTCTACTTGTACTCGTTTCAAAGGATTTGCTTGCTGTTCGTTTGTCAG GTATTGGAAAAACTGTGAAAGAGAAAGTTTGTGTACATACCAGTCGTGATATACGCGCAATAGCTAGCCAGCTTGTGAGCGTGTGGGTTGAACTTTTCCGTAAGGAGAAGTCTTCTAAAGGACTGAAATTACTTAGGCAGTCTACGCTGGATTCGAAGAGCAAATCTCCTGTTGTTTCTGGAAAGCCACCACTCCGCATACATCATACTGATAGCAAGGCTTCCGGCCCTTCCACCATAAGCACCAAGACACTGATTGATGAGCCTGTTCAACCAGGAACAAGAATTAACCCAAAGTCAGAAGCTCAGCTCTCCAACTCTAATGGTTCAAGCAGGAATGTCATGGACGAGGAAGGTGATGTTATAATGTCTGAAGAAGAAAAGGCTGCCTTTGCTGCAGCAGAAGCTGCTCATGCTGCAGCAATTGCTGCTGCCAAG GCATATGCTGCTTCTGGTGCCAAGCATAATTCTTCGATACAGGCTCCCAAAATTCTCTCGTTTCACAAATTTGCCATGCGTGGGCAGCATGGTAATATGGATGAGTGTGACAGTAGAAAGAATTGGTCTGGTGCTGCCATAGGAAAACAAGATTGCTTATCTGAAATAGATTCTAGGAACTGCAGAGTGAGAGATTGGTCAGTTGATTTCTCTGCTACTGGTGTCAACCTTGAGAGTTCGAAAATTTCGGTTGATAATCGTTCACATCGGAGTCATTctaatgaaattcctaatcagTTGAACATCCGAGAGCACTCTGGGGAAAGTGTAGCCGTAGATAGCAGCATACTGACAAAAGCATGGGTGGATAATGCCGGTAGCGTAGGGATTAAAGATTACAGTGCTATTGAAAGATGGCAATGCCAGGCAGCAGCTGCTAGTTCGGGCTTATCTCATGGGACAATGCACATAACAGATGAGGAGGATTCAAACATGAGTTCAAAGATGCATACGTGGAAACATGATCGACTGGCAAATGAGAGTTCTGCTTCTCAAGTTACAATAAACAAGGAATCTAAAAGGAACCAGCCTAGAGGAGCAGAGCGTATAAAGCAGTCAGTTGTGGATTATGTGACTTCATTGCTTATGCCCCTCTATAAAGCGAGGAAAGTTGATAGGGAAGGTTACAAGTCAATAATGAAGAAAACGGCAACCAAG GTTATGGAGCAGACTACGGATGCTGAAAAAGCAATGGCTGTTTCTGAATTTCTTGATTTCAAACGTAAAAATAAG ATTCGTGCATTTGTGGACATGCTGATTGAAAGGCACATGACTAAGCCAGGTGCAAAGTCGGGATCTTTTGACAAAGATTAG